Proteins found in one Rhodobium gokarnense genomic segment:
- a CDS encoding aldo/keto reductase, which produces MILQETFTLANGVKIPKLGLGTWMIDDGAVADAVRTAVDLGYRHIDTAQAYANERGVGDGIRNCGVARDELFVTTKLAAEIKDYEGAKAAIDGSLKTLGLDRIDLMIIHSPKPWAEFHGDDHHFAGNLEAWRALEEAYEAGKLSAIGVSNFQKEDLDNILDNGSVKPMVDQILAHVSNTPFDLIDYASGKDVLIEAYSPIGHGKILNNAEIAALAEKYGVSVPQLCIRYVLQLGLVALPKTANPEHMKTNAAVDFEISGADMETLKNAEPIKDYGDASVFPVYGKV; this is translated from the coding sequence ATGATCCTGCAAGAAACCTTCACCCTCGCCAATGGCGTCAAGATCCCCAAGCTCGGGCTCGGCACCTGGATGATCGACGACGGCGCGGTTGCCGACGCCGTCCGCACCGCCGTCGACCTCGGCTATCGCCACATCGACACGGCCCAGGCCTATGCCAATGAGCGCGGCGTCGGCGACGGCATCCGCAATTGCGGCGTCGCCCGCGACGAGCTGTTCGTGACGACCAAGCTGGCCGCCGAGATCAAGGACTATGAGGGCGCCAAGGCCGCGATCGACGGCTCGCTGAAGACCCTCGGCCTCGACCGCATCGACCTGATGATCATCCATAGCCCCAAGCCCTGGGCCGAATTCCACGGCGACGATCACCATTTCGCCGGCAACCTTGAAGCCTGGCGGGCGCTGGAAGAGGCGTATGAGGCCGGCAAGCTCAGCGCCATCGGCGTGTCGAACTTCCAGAAGGAGGATCTCGACAACATCCTCGACAACGGCTCGGTCAAGCCGATGGTCGACCAGATCCTCGCCCATGTCAGCAACACGCCGTTCGACCTGATCGACTACGCCAGCGGCAAGGACGTCCTCATCGAGGCCTATTCGCCGATCGGCCACGGCAAGATCCTGAACAATGCCGAGATCGCCGCGCTCGCCGAAAAATACGGCGTCAGCGTCCCGCAGCTCTGCATCCGCTACGTCCTCCAGCTCGGCCTCGTCGCCCTGCCGAAGACGGCGAACCCGGAGCACATGAAGACCAACGCCGCCGTCGATTTCGAGATCTCCGGCGCCGACATGGAAACGCTGAAGAATGCCGAGCCGATCAAGGATTACGGCGATGCCAGCGTCTTCCCGGTCTATGGCAAGGTGTAA
- a CDS encoding phosphodiesterase, which produces MPMKLLHLTDIHLTTPGQTIAGRDPNANFQAAVDHALAHHPDAELMAITGDLSDWGDRADYERLRELIEGIPMPVALCIGNHDDRPTFLEVFPEYAGEGGFVQTVRETSAGRCLFLDTWGPQTHEGHYCAARQAWLEEQLAASERPVFLFMHHNPVPTHVAPLDEIRLKDDVAFRRIVARHRDKVRHVFHGHCHLPMAGSAGGVPVTSLRGTNHAGFANFAEMSLLTGSDLPPAYGVAFVADDYVTVHMVEFGYDGELWAENAPDYASWDRATMVR; this is translated from the coding sequence ATGCCGATGAAGCTGCTGCACCTCACCGACATCCACCTCACCACGCCGGGCCAGACCATTGCCGGCCGCGATCCCAACGCCAATTTCCAGGCCGCGGTCGACCACGCGCTGGCGCATCATCCGGATGCGGAACTGATGGCGATCACCGGCGACCTCTCCGACTGGGGCGACCGCGCGGACTATGAGCGCCTGCGGGAGCTGATCGAGGGCATCCCGATGCCCGTGGCGCTGTGCATCGGCAACCACGACGACCGGCCGACCTTCCTTGAGGTGTTTCCGGAATATGCCGGTGAGGGGGGATTCGTTCAGACCGTCCGCGAGACCTCGGCCGGGCGCTGCCTCTTCCTGGACACCTGGGGACCTCAGACCCATGAGGGCCATTACTGCGCGGCCCGGCAGGCCTGGCTGGAAGAGCAACTGGCGGCGAGCGAGCGGCCGGTGTTCCTCTTCATGCACCACAATCCGGTGCCGACCCACGTCGCGCCGCTCGACGAGATCCGCCTCAAGGACGATGTCGCGTTCCGGCGGATCGTCGCCCGCCACCGGGACAAGGTCCGCCACGTTTTCCACGGCCATTGCCACCTGCCGATGGCCGGCTCGGCCGGCGGCGTGCCGGTGACGAGCCTGCGCGGCACCAACCACGCCGGCTTTGCGAATTTTGCGGAAATGAGCTTGCTGACCGGTTCGGACCTGCCGCCGGCCTATGGCGTCGCCTTCGTCGCCGACGACTACGTCACCGTGCACATGGTCGAATTCGGCTATGACGGGGAACTGTGGGCCGAGAACGCGCCCGACTATGCGAGCTGGGACCGCGCGACGATGGTGCGGTGA
- a CDS encoding carbohydrate ABC transporter permease produces MMRSGVGETFKHIVLLIGVVIVIAPFYMMVSYSLKSPSEIQTGSGGFAGSQQPFVDEYCVKLGNPETACKVRPAVYNYVTAFSKAPLLRYLLNGVVVTVSIFLIQVVVALPCAYALSKLTFYGRDVVFSLVLFCLLIPVHAIALPLYIMLSKVGLINSYAALIVPWTISVFGIFLMRQFFMTVPDELIDAARMDGMSEFSIVWRVMLPTAVPALLAFAIFSVVAHWNDYFWPRVVITGNQDLFTPPLGLRDFRGDLDGNDYGPMMAIATVIVTPLVVAFLIAQRRFIEGITLTGMK; encoded by the coding sequence ATGATGCGGTCCGGGGTCGGGGAAACCTTCAAGCACATTGTGCTTCTGATCGGCGTCGTGATCGTCATCGCGCCGTTCTACATGATGGTCAGCTATTCGCTGAAAAGTCCGTCGGAGATCCAGACCGGGTCGGGCGGTTTCGCCGGCAGCCAACAGCCCTTCGTCGACGAGTACTGCGTCAAGCTCGGCAATCCGGAGACCGCCTGCAAGGTGCGTCCGGCCGTCTACAACTACGTCACCGCGTTCTCCAAGGCACCGCTCCTCCGCTACCTCCTCAACGGCGTCGTCGTCACCGTCTCGATCTTCCTGATCCAGGTCGTCGTCGCCCTGCCCTGCGCCTACGCGCTGTCGAAGCTGACCTTCTACGGCCGCGACGTGGTGTTCTCGCTGGTGCTGTTCTGCCTGTTGATCCCGGTCCACGCGATCGCGCTGCCGCTTTACATCATGCTGTCGAAGGTCGGCCTCATCAATTCCTACGCCGCCCTCATCGTGCCGTGGACGATCTCGGTCTTCGGCATCTTCCTGATGCGCCAGTTCTTCATGACGGTCCCGGACGAGCTGATCGATGCTGCGCGGATGGACGGCATGAGCGAGTTCTCGATCGTCTGGCGGGTGATGCTGCCGACGGCCGTCCCGGCGCTACTGGCCTTCGCCATCTTCTCCGTCGTCGCGCACTGGAACGACTATTTCTGGCCGCGCGTCGTCATCACCGGAAACCAGGACCTGTTCACCCCGCCGCTCGGGCTCAGGGACTTCCGGGGCGATCTCGACGGCAACGACTACGGTCCGATGATGGCGATCGCCACGGTGATCGTCACGCCGCTGGTGGTGGCGTTCCTGATCGCCCAGCGGCGGTTCATCGAAGGCATCACCCTGACCGGCATGAAATGA
- a CDS encoding ABC transporter substrate-binding protein, whose translation MKRLTIAAILAAALSSTALAQDKVTIEVGYPYSALFDVTFEKIMPMFNEQYPNIEVKFRATYDDYEDGTNTILREAVAGTLPDVTMQGLNRQAILVEKGIARSLEPFIAKEADFARDGYHKAMLDLGTFDGAVYGLPFAVSLPVGYYNMDLMAKIGITEASQLPKTWDEVTDNCKKFHEIGIENPLFWGWSITGNWFLQALMWSQGEPILTADGRVNFDGEAGLTAFKTMHKLFRECHMKNLSGTEAGLPFAAGEIAMYYWSTSSVGAIERTKGDFPLVTHEFPGIGAPPKGLPAGGNAAMLVSTSEDPARLHAAWTFLKFITSGVGASVVAETTGYMPPNKAANDLLADFYKKNPSKETAVRQADLLKDWIAYPGDNGLAITQVIYDGIEGIVTGENDDMQELQEEMVEEVSDLLPKK comes from the coding sequence ATGAAGCGTTTGACGATCGCTGCAATCCTTGCAGCCGCCCTGTCCTCGACCGCGCTTGCGCAGGACAAGGTCACCATCGAAGTGGGCTACCCGTATTCGGCCCTGTTCGATGTGACGTTCGAGAAGATCATGCCGATGTTCAACGAACAATACCCTAACATCGAGGTGAAATTCCGGGCAACCTACGACGACTACGAGGACGGTACCAACACGATCCTGCGCGAGGCCGTCGCCGGCACCCTGCCGGACGTCACCATGCAGGGCCTCAACCGCCAGGCGATCCTCGTCGAAAAGGGCATCGCCCGCTCGCTCGAGCCGTTCATCGCCAAGGAAGCCGACTTCGCCAGGGACGGCTACCACAAGGCGATGCTCGACCTCGGCACCTTCGACGGCGCGGTTTACGGCCTGCCCTTCGCCGTGTCGCTGCCGGTCGGCTACTACAACATGGACCTGATGGCCAAGATCGGCATCACCGAGGCCTCGCAGTTGCCCAAGACCTGGGACGAGGTCACCGACAACTGCAAGAAATTCCACGAGATCGGCATCGAGAACCCGCTGTTCTGGGGCTGGAGCATCACCGGCAACTGGTTCCTGCAGGCGCTGATGTGGTCCCAGGGCGAGCCGATCCTGACCGCCGACGGCCGCGTCAACTTCGACGGCGAGGCCGGCCTGACCGCATTCAAGACCATGCACAAGCTGTTCCGCGAGTGCCACATGAAGAACCTGTCGGGCACCGAGGCCGGCCTGCCCTTCGCCGCCGGCGAGATCGCCATGTATTACTGGTCGACCTCCTCGGTCGGCGCGATCGAGCGCACGAAGGGCGATTTCCCCCTCGTCACCCACGAGTTCCCGGGCATCGGCGCGCCGCCGAAGGGCCTGCCGGCGGGCGGCAACGCGGCGATGCTGGTTTCCACCTCCGAAGATCCCGCCCGGCTGCACGCGGCCTGGACGTTCCTGAAGTTCATCACCTCCGGCGTCGGCGCCTCGGTCGTTGCCGAGACCACCGGCTACATGCCGCCGAACAAGGCCGCCAACGATCTCCTTGCCGACTTCTACAAGAAGAACCCCAGCAAGGAGACCGCGGTGCGCCAGGCCGACCTGTTGAAGGACTGGATCGCCTATCCGGGCGACAACGGCCTTGCCATCACCCAGGTCATCTATGACGGCATCGAGGGCATCGTCACCGGCGAGAACGATGACATGCAGGAGCTGCAGGAAGAAATGGTCGAGGAAGTCTCGGACCTGCTGCCGAAGAAGTAG
- the rpsU gene encoding 30S ribosomal protein S21, with protein MAKLGENLQILVRDNNIDQALRVLKKKMQREGVFREMKARRAYEKPSEKRAREKAEAVRRGRKAARKLAQREGLIPGRKKKAPARRAGGAS; from the coding sequence ATAGCCAAGTTAGGAGAGAATTTGCAGATCCTCGTCAGAGACAACAACATCGACCAGGCGCTCCGCGTCCTGAAAAAGAAAATGCAGCGCGAAGGCGTCTTCCGCGAGATGAAGGCACGGCGCGCCTACGAAAAGCCGTCCGAGAAGCGCGCGCGCGAAAAGGCCGAGGCCGTCCGGCGCGGACGCAAGGCGGCGCGCAAGCTCGCCCAGCGCGAAGGCCTCATCCCCGGACGCAAGAAGAAAGCTCCGGCACGACGGGCCGGCGGCGCGTCGTAA